A portion of the Bubalus kerabau isolate K-KA32 ecotype Philippines breed swamp buffalo chromosome 1, PCC_UOA_SB_1v2, whole genome shotgun sequence genome contains these proteins:
- the LOC129642174 gene encoding LOW QUALITY PROTEIN: olfactory receptor 2M4-like (The sequence of the model RefSeq protein was modified relative to this genomic sequence to represent the inferred CDS: inserted 1 base in 1 codon), translated as MIWRNQTFNLDFILLGIFDYRPTHIFLFSLVLGIFTMAFMGNTLMVLLIYLDTQLHTPMYLLLSQLSLMDLMLISTTVPKMAFNYLSGRKSISLAGCGIQIFFYVSLLGAECFLLAVMAYDRYVAICHPLRYTILMNQKRCVFMTVASWILGSLDGIIVLVAALSFPYCSSLEIHHFFCDVAALLPLSCTDTSAFENLLFICCVVMLVLPVSVIIGSYSRVLQAVIGMDSKESRRKAFTICSSHLSVVGLYYGAAMFMYMRPASNHTPDQDKVVSAFYTILTPMLNPLIYSLRNKEVSKGFQKLLRXRKINFIQHL; from the exons ATGATTTGGAGAAACCAGACCTTCAACTTGGACTTCATCCTGTTAGGAATCTTTGATTACAGACCCACACacatcttccttttctctctggtCTTGGGCATCTTCACAATGGCCTTCATGGGAAACACTCTCATGGTTCTTCTTATCTACCTGGACACCCAGCTCCACACCCCTATGTATTTGCTGCTTAGCCAATTGTCCCTCATGGACCTCATGCTCATCTCTACTACTGTACCCAAGATGGCTTTTAACTACTTGTCTGGCAGGAAATCCATCTCTCTAGCAGGCTGTGGCATCCAGATATTCTTCTATGTTTCCCTACTTGGAGCTGAATGCTTCCTGTTGGCTGTCATGGCCTATGATCGCTATGTGGCTATATGCCACCCTCTTCGATATACCATCCTGATGAATCAGAAACGCTGTGTCTTcatgactgttgcttcctggatCTTGGGCTCTCTTGATGGGATCATTGTGCTTGTAGCAGCCCTCTCATTCCCTTATTGCAGCTCCCTGGAAATTCATCACTTTTTCTGTGATGTTGCTGCCCTTTTACCTCTATCTTGTACAGACACCTCTGCATTTgaaaatttgctttttatttgttgtGTGGTGATGCTGGTCTTACCAGTCTCTGTGATTATTGGTTCCTATTCACGAGTTCTTCAAGCTGTCATCGGCATGGATTCCAAGGAAAGTCGCCGCAAGGCCTTCACCATCTGCTCCTCACATCTGTCTGTGGTTGGACTCTACTATGGAGCTGCCATGTTTATGTATATGAGACCAGCTTCTAATCACACACCGGACCAGGACAAGGTGGTATCAGCCTTTTATACCATCCTCACCCCGATGCTGAACCCTCTCATCTACAGTCTTCGAAACAAAGAGGTATCTAAAGGATTTCAGAAACTGTTGA AAAGGAAAATTAACTTTATACAGCATCTTTGA